CAGAGAGGTTGTGAACTCCCAGACTCCAGTCGGTGTAGCTTTTCAATTCTAGAGTGATTTTTTAAATCCTTTTCAGGTTAGCCGGTTGCGCCTGTTGAGCCCGTTCAGTCAGTATTAAAACGACTGATAAGGTTTCTTTTTAGACGAATCAATTTGCCAGACCAAGATTCGATGTTTGCGAGCGAGAGACCACCATTCGATAATACCTATTCGAATCCATCAGCTGTTGATGCGATCCGCTGGCGACCAATCGATTTTCGTCGAGCACAAGAATGCGGTCACAGGCATTAATGGTGGACAGGCGATGGGTGGCAATAAAGAGTGTCTTTTGCCGCACAAATTCAGGCAAGCGCTCAAAAAGCGATTGTTCAGCATCCGTATCCAGGGCTGCGGTGGGTTCGTCCAGTATCAGGATATCGGGGTCTTTGATTAGCGCACGTGCAATGGAAAGCCGCTGTTTTTGACCTTCGGACAGGTTCGCGCCCTTTTCACCAATCAGGGTCTGATAACCTTTGGGCAGTTTTTCAATGAAACCATGGATACCGGCGGCATCAGCTGCCCGCACCACTGCAGCCAGACTGGCGTCCGGATTTCCGTATCTCAGATTATTGATGAGGGTGTCAGCAAGCAGCCGCGGCCGCTGCGCCACGTAGCCGATGCGCTTCCGCAGGGCGCTGACATCATAATCTGAGGCTGGTTGATTATCAAAATAGATTTCACCGTCTGTGGGCTGATAAAAGTGCAACATCAGACTCAAAAGGGTTGTCTTGCCAACACCGCTGGGCCCGACAATTGCCACGCGTTGCCCGGAATGACAATGAAAAGAAAAATTCTGCAAGATCGGCTGACTGCCGTTGTAAGCAAAAGAAACTTCCCTGAATTCTATATCACCGTTGAGTTTTTCAACTGCTTGGCCGCTGCCGGTATTGTCTTCGGGAACGATCTGCAAAAGGGCGGTTACCCGCTGCAGGGCCGCAAGTGCTTTTTGCAGGTCCAGATTGGCAGACGCCAGTATCTGGGCCGGACCAAACACATATGTCAAATAGGCCTGAAAAGCCAATAGCGATCCCAGGGTCCATTGATCGTTTATGATCCACAGGGCGCCCACTGCAAACGAAATGAGCCGCGCCAGACCGGGTGTCGAGTCCACAATCAGAGCGGCAAGCGATGCCACAGTGGTTTGCTGCAAAGAAGTTTGAACCACCCGCTGCCAGCCGGAAAGCAGTTTCCTTTTGGTATGTTTTTCAGAGGCATAGGCCTTGATCAGCGTGCTTTCAGAAAGAGATTCCTGCAGGTTGCCGGCCAGCTCTGCTTTCTGCTCCATGGTTCTGTGGTGCAGGTGATGCAGTTTGCTTGAAAAATAGCGCACACCCCATGCAAGTGCGGGCAGTAAAATCAGGACGACACCGGCAAGCCGCCATTCCAGATAAAACAGCAGGCAGATACCGCCCGCAAATCGAAACGCATTACTGAAGATATGGACAATCGAATTAGAGAAGAACCAGCGAACCCCATCGACATCTTCAGTTAGCCGCGACATCAGGTAACCGGTCTGGTGATCATCGAAAAATGCTTTGGGAAATTTAAGCACCCTTGAGAT
The DNA window shown above is from Desulfobacterales bacterium and carries:
- a CDS encoding ABC transporter ATP-binding protein, encoding MKTWFTYLKQGLSSKVPQDRIADSTDHPGIKESLRSLVPYLKGHWRKGSIGLVLILLAALCSFPAPLITRYLVDDVILNKQLGLLAGALILLACFLIAEKLARMLQEFYFARLEQQVTLDVQQDLISRVLKFPKAFFDDHQTGYLMSRLTEDVDGVRWFFSNSIVHIFSNAFRFAGGICLLFYLEWRLAGVVLILLPALAWGVRYFSSKLHHLHHRTMEQKAELAGNLQESLSESTLIKAYASEKHTKRKLLSGWQRVVQTSLQQTTVASLAALIVDSTPGLARLISFAVGALWIINDQWTLGSLLAFQAYLTYVFGPAQILASANLDLQKALAALQRVTALLQIVPEDNTGSGQAVEKLNGDIEFREVSFAYNGSQPILQNFSFHCHSGQRVAIVGPSGVGKTTLLSLMLHFYQPTDGEIYFDNQPASDYDVSALRKRIGYVAQRPRLLADTLINNLRYGNPDASLAAVVRAADAAGIHGFIEKLPKGYQTLIGEKGANLSEGQKQRLSIARALIKDPDILILDEPTAALDTDAEQSLFERLPEFVRQKTLFIATHRLSTINACDRILVLDENRLVASGSHQQLMDSNRYYRMVVSRSQTSNLGLAN